In Sphingobacterium sp. PCS056, the following proteins share a genomic window:
- a CDS encoding sensor histidine kinase, with the protein MKKALVLFYFLVFYATSQLIWWGVMLARFQPERKSMIIGEGIFFLLIFLWGALRLKKLFVREQKLQQQQQNFLLAITHELKSPLASVKLYIQTILKRDLDKEQQQVFLTNSLKDIERLDDLVENVLITTKLESRNYNLPKEKFNLTELVEQIVDRLQKNACRTQVLKPKLDADIMLYADKFAISNVVTNLIENAIKYSPPCANVVVKLTNEAQGIIFSVSDHGIGISDAEKKLIFNKFYRVGSEATRKTKGTGLGLYIVKTVLQKHNASIKVKDNTPSGSIFEVTFDKNAK; encoded by the coding sequence ATGAAAAAAGCACTTGTTTTATTTTATTTTCTAGTATTTTATGCGACTTCTCAGTTGATATGGTGGGGGGTTATGCTTGCTCGATTTCAACCTGAAAGAAAGTCGATGATTATTGGTGAGGGTATTTTTTTCTTACTGATCTTTTTGTGGGGAGCTTTGCGATTAAAAAAGCTTTTTGTACGTGAGCAGAAGTTACAGCAACAGCAGCAGAACTTTTTGCTGGCGATAACGCATGAACTTAAATCTCCATTGGCTTCTGTAAAATTGTACATTCAGACCATTTTGAAAAGAGATCTGGATAAAGAACAGCAACAGGTTTTTTTGACAAATTCTTTGAAAGATATCGAACGACTGGACGATTTGGTTGAAAATGTGCTGATCACAACAAAACTTGAAAGCCGTAACTATAATCTTCCTAAGGAGAAGTTTAACTTAACTGAATTAGTCGAACAGATTGTCGACCGTCTTCAAAAGAATGCTTGTAGAACACAGGTGCTGAAGCCGAAATTGGATGCTGATATTATGTTGTATGCTGATAAATTTGCTATTAGTAATGTGGTGACTAATTTGATCGAAAATGCCATTAAATATTCTCCTCCATGTGCCAATGTTGTTGTCAAATTGACAAATGAGGCTCAAGGAATTATTTTTTCTGTTTCTGATCACGGAATTGGTATCAGTGATGCGGAGAAAAAACTTATCTTTAATAAATTTTATCGTGTTGGAAGTGAAGCAACACGTAAAACTAAAGGTACTGGTTTGGGGTTGTATATAGTGAAGACGGTTTTGCAAAAGCATAACGCGTCTATTAAGGTAAAAGATAACACTCCTTCGGGGAGTATTTTTGAAGTAACATTTGATAAAAATGCAAAGTAA
- a CDS encoding response regulator transcription factor gives MQSKQRILLVEDEEHLLEAIKLNLELEGYRVTTATDGKKALKIFKEERFNLIILDVMIPEIDGFQVAETIRLQNTEVPIMFLTAKNSSEDRITGLKKGADDYLIKPFNLEELILRVGNLVRRSLKPDDLKEINSYQIGDKTIYFNSYELHHADGTITSLTKKETMLLKLLIERRNEAVSREQILETVWNYDVYPSTRTIDNFILTFRKYFEPDQKHPIYFHSIRGVGYKFTDNNH, from the coding sequence ATGCAAAGTAAACAACGCATACTACTCGTAGAGGACGAAGAACACTTGTTAGAGGCTATCAAGTTGAATTTGGAGTTAGAAGGTTACCGTGTGACAACAGCTACAGACGGAAAAAAGGCTTTGAAAATATTCAAGGAAGAACGTTTTAATTTAATTATCTTGGATGTTATGATCCCTGAGATCGATGGATTCCAAGTGGCCGAAACTATTCGACTTCAAAATACGGAAGTCCCTATTATGTTTTTAACAGCTAAAAACAGTAGTGAAGATCGTATCACAGGTCTTAAAAAAGGGGCTGATGATTATTTAATCAAACCTTTTAATCTGGAAGAGCTTATTCTTCGGGTGGGTAATTTGGTTAGAAGAAGTTTGAAGCCAGATGATCTGAAAGAGATTAACTCTTACCAAATCGGTGATAAGACCATTTATTTTAATTCCTATGAGTTGCACCATGCAGATGGTACGATTACATCATTGACCAAAAAAGAAACGATGTTGTTGAAGCTGTTAATCGAGCGTCGCAACGAAGCTGTTTCTCGTGAACAAATATTAGAAACGGTCTGGAATTATGATGTTTATCCGTCGACTCGTACTATCGACAATTTCATATTGACTTTCCGTAAATATTTTGAACCTGATCAAAAGCATCCTATTTATTTCCATTCCATTCGTGGCGTTGGATATAAATTTACGGACAATAACCACTAG
- the hemE gene encoding uroporphyrinogen decarboxylase has product MITTLQNDLLIRAALSQQTERPPVWMMRQAGRFMPEYWAIKNKYSFLEMCKTPEIAADVTMLPVDLLGIDAAILFSDILVTAEAMGGDLSFEQGVGPRFANPVRSFADADKLATDCLPKLEYVADAIKVIQQRLNGSIPLIGFAGAPFTILSYLVEGASSKDFKLTKLMLNNEPKLAHTILQKIADVTVEYLNMQIAAGVNTVQLFDSWALALSWNDYKEFAHYYNNQIISRLNRQDVPVISFCKGSSVFAPIMAEAKPDVISVDWNADLKNIKQSLPAGIAVQGNLDPFVLYADKKVIKDKILQLFERMRGENGFIFNLGHGIMPDIPFDHVKYAIEVVKEFRY; this is encoded by the coding sequence GTGATTACTACTTTACAAAACGATTTATTGATTAGAGCTGCGCTTTCGCAGCAAACTGAACGCCCACCTGTATGGATGATGCGTCAAGCAGGAAGATTTATGCCAGAGTATTGGGCAATAAAAAATAAATATTCCTTTTTGGAAATGTGCAAAACTCCAGAGATTGCTGCAGATGTAACCATGTTACCTGTTGATCTATTAGGAATTGATGCCGCAATCTTGTTTTCGGATATCTTGGTTACAGCGGAAGCAATGGGGGGAGATTTAAGTTTTGAACAAGGGGTTGGTCCTCGTTTTGCAAATCCAGTACGTTCATTTGCGGATGCGGATAAATTAGCGACGGATTGTCTACCTAAATTGGAATACGTTGCTGATGCTATTAAAGTTATTCAACAGCGTTTGAATGGAAGTATACCGCTCATTGGTTTTGCTGGTGCACCGTTTACTATTTTAAGTTACTTGGTCGAGGGTGCGTCTTCAAAAGATTTTAAGCTGACTAAGTTAATGTTGAATAATGAACCAAAATTGGCTCACACTATTCTTCAAAAGATTGCTGATGTAACGGTTGAATATTTAAATATGCAAATCGCTGCTGGTGTAAATACTGTTCAGCTTTTTGATAGCTGGGCTTTGGCATTATCTTGGAACGATTACAAAGAGTTTGCTCATTATTATAATAATCAAATCATCTCGAGATTGAATCGTCAAGATGTTCCTGTAATTTCTTTCTGTAAAGGTTCTTCTGTCTTTGCTCCAATTATGGCTGAAGCAAAACCAGATGTAATTTCTGTAGATTGGAATGCTGATCTGAAAAATATCAAACAATCTTTACCTGCTGGTATTGCGGTTCAGGGAAACTTAGATCCGTTTGTACTATATGCGGATAAAAAAGTGATTAAGGATAAGATTCTTCAATTATTTGAACGTATGCGTGGTGAAAATGGCTTTATTTTTAATTTAGGTCATGGAATCATGCCTGATATCCCTTTTGATCATGTAAAATATGCAATTGAGGTTGTTAAGGAATTTAGATACTAA
- a CDS encoding CopD family protein: MVYLYAKAIHIIFVICWMAGLFYMPRLFIYHTEAKDQSKEAYHVLHKQFSIMENRLWWVITTPAMYITVISALVMLYINPGLLQMGWMQVKLLFVAGMIVYHFVSQRMMFNLRDEKSTLSSSKLRMWNEVSTVLLFSIVFTVVLKSALNWIYGVVGLISLAILLMVLIKAYKKYRISKGDK; this comes from the coding sequence ATGGTGTACTTATACGCTAAAGCAATTCATATTATATTTGTCATTTGTTGGATGGCAGGCTTATTTTATATGCCTCGCTTATTTATCTACCATACCGAAGCAAAAGATCAATCCAAAGAAGCCTATCATGTCTTGCATAAACAGTTTTCCATTATGGAAAATCGACTGTGGTGGGTAATCACGACTCCTGCGATGTATATCACTGTGATTTCAGCTTTAGTGATGTTGTATATAAATCCTGGATTATTACAGATGGGATGGATGCAGGTCAAACTCCTATTTGTTGCCGGTATGATCGTTTATCATTTTGTCAGCCAACGCATGATGTTCAATCTAAGAGATGAAAAATCAACGCTGAGCTCTTCAAAACTTAGAATGTGGAATGAAGTATCAACTGTTCTATTGTTTTCTATTGTCTTTACGGTAGTTCTTAAATCAGCATTAAATTGGATCTATGGTGTTGTTGGCCTGATATCGTTAGCGATTTTATTGATGGTTCTCATTAAAGCTTATAAAAAATACCGTATTTCAAAGGGAGATAAATAA
- a CDS encoding DEAD/DEAH box helicase, which produces MSFESLGLSHNIISSVKQLGYLKPFPIQEQAIPVILSGKDLMGIAQTGSGKTACFVMPILEKLQVEVVKRDRNIEILVLVPTRELAIQIDEVFRAFTTNLKREIKTMAVYGGVSINPQMKGMLGVEVLTATPGRLLDLINSKALSISHIQHLVIDEADKMFQLGFEDELKQLLALMPQKKQTTLFSATLNDKIAEINQLLGIKPVVIEIASEEANIDHIDQIAYHVTAESKGPFLRYLIKENKMTQVLVFVSSTRTADKLVDKLLKNKIRAISIHGQKSQGSRRDHLDYFKKGDVQVLVATDLIGRGIHIDGLPVVINFELPRSPLDYVHRIGRTGRANDVGTAITLLTDEDLHHFSVIQKKMGKTVAIKSTEDVNLHGY; this is translated from the coding sequence ATGTCATTTGAGTCTTTAGGATTATCACACAATATCATTAGTTCTGTTAAACAGTTGGGTTATCTAAAACCTTTTCCAATTCAAGAACAAGCCATTCCAGTCATCTTATCAGGTAAAGATCTGATGGGAATCGCGCAGACAGGTTCTGGAAAAACTGCATGTTTTGTGATGCCTATTTTAGAGAAATTGCAAGTTGAGGTTGTTAAACGTGACCGAAATATTGAAATATTAGTTCTAGTTCCTACACGTGAATTGGCGATTCAGATTGATGAAGTTTTTAGAGCTTTCACCACGAATTTGAAACGCGAAATCAAAACGATGGCGGTATATGGTGGTGTATCTATCAATCCACAGATGAAGGGTATGCTTGGGGTTGAAGTTTTGACCGCTACTCCTGGTCGATTGCTAGATCTCATTAATAGTAAAGCATTGAGCATTAGTCATATTCAGCATCTTGTTATTGATGAGGCTGATAAAATGTTTCAATTGGGGTTTGAGGATGAGCTGAAACAACTTTTAGCTTTAATGCCTCAGAAAAAACAAACAACTTTATTCTCCGCAACGTTAAATGATAAAATAGCAGAAATCAATCAACTTCTTGGAATTAAACCTGTGGTGATAGAGATTGCAAGTGAAGAGGCAAATATTGACCATATCGATCAGATTGCTTATCATGTCACTGCCGAATCTAAAGGTCCATTTTTACGCTATCTGATCAAAGAGAACAAGATGACTCAGGTTTTGGTCTTTGTCTCTTCTACACGTACAGCAGATAAGCTAGTGGATAAATTGTTGAAAAATAAAATTAGAGCTATCTCGATACATGGTCAAAAATCACAAGGGAGTAGAAGAGATCATCTTGACTATTTTAAAAAGGGTGATGTCCAAGTTCTCGTGGCTACAGATTTAATCGGTCGTGGAATTCATATTGACGGCTTACCTGTTGTCATTAATTTCGAATTACCTCGCTCTCCTTTGGACTATGTACATCGTATCGGTAGAACAGGTCGTGCAAATGATGTCGGTACCGCCATTACACTATTGACAGATGAGGATTTACATCATTTTTCTGTTATCCAAAAGAAAATGGGTAAAACGGTAGCGATCAAATCTACTGAGGATGTGAATTTGCATGGATATTAA
- a CDS encoding low molecular weight protein tyrosine phosphatase family protein yields MQNVLFICSRNRWRSLTAETIYKKHKTIRAKSAGTENNARIKVNGKQLLWADLVFAMEKHHKEKLIQQFPNETKDLEIIILDIADEYKYMDQELIEEIQNSVSYYISE; encoded by the coding sequence ATGCAAAATGTATTATTTATTTGTAGCCGCAACCGCTGGAGAAGTTTAACAGCAGAAACCATTTATAAGAAACATAAAACAATACGAGCAAAATCGGCTGGTACAGAAAATAATGCCCGAATTAAAGTAAATGGAAAACAGCTTTTATGGGCTGACCTTGTATTTGCTATGGAAAAGCATCATAAAGAAAAATTAATACAACAATTTCCAAATGAAACTAAAGATTTAGAAATAATAATTTTGGACATAGCAGATGAATACAAGTACATGGATCAAGAGTTAATCGAAGAAATACAAAATTCAGTTTCATACTATATATCAGAATGA
- a CDS encoding putative quinol monooxygenase, whose translation MKIYLTVVLRVKEAHREEIKTILLEMVRLTRLEPAAELYNLHQGIEDPNVFTFYEIWTDQAGLDAHNEQPYIKNFGPNYGTLLADQPNVIKTTLI comes from the coding sequence ATGAAAATTTATTTAACAGTAGTATTACGAGTAAAAGAAGCACATCGTGAGGAGATCAAAACAATCTTACTAGAAATGGTCCGTTTAACAAGACTAGAGCCCGCAGCCGAGCTTTACAATCTACATCAAGGTATAGAAGATCCAAATGTATTTACGTTTTATGAAATATGGACAGATCAAGCAGGTTTAGATGCACACAACGAACAACCATACATCAAAAATTTTGGACCTAACTATGGAACACTATTAGCCGATCAACCCAATGTAATAAAAACGACCTTAATTTAA